In one window of Candidatus Margulisiibacteriota bacterium DNA:
- a CDS encoding triose-phosphate isomerase: MRKIMIAGNWKMNKTIDEAVELINGIKGKLTGTENCDIVICPTFVCLESAKKAVSGSALKLGAQNLYWKDSGAFTGEISADMLLSSGVEFVIIGHSERRQYFGETDETVNLRLKQALKKGLKPIVCIGETLEERENNKTFTVLDTQLTGGLADISADDMKKIVIAYEPVWAIGTGKVATNEQAQETHAYIRSKIKSMYNAEIADGVIIQYGGSVKPDNAEGLLSLPDIDGALVGGASLKVEDFVGIINGAK; this comes from the coding sequence ATGAGAAAAATTATGATAGCAGGTAATTGGAAGATGAATAAGACGATTGATGAGGCCGTCGAACTTATTAACGGTATTAAAGGAAAGCTAACTGGAACTGAAAATTGTGATATCGTTATTTGTCCAACGTTTGTATGTCTGGAATCTGCAAAGAAGGCGGTTTCCGGATCTGCGCTTAAATTAGGGGCGCAAAACCTTTATTGGAAAGATTCCGGTGCATTCACTGGTGAGATTTCTGCTGATATGTTGTTATCTTCCGGTGTCGAATTTGTAATCATTGGACACAGTGAACGACGACAATACTTTGGCGAAACTGATGAGACCGTGAACCTGAGACTAAAACAGGCGCTGAAAAAAGGGTTGAAACCGATAGTATGTATTGGCGAGACATTGGAAGAGCGAGAAAACAATAAAACATTTACTGTTCTTGATACACAGTTAACCGGTGGATTAGCCGATATAAGTGCGGATGATATGAAAAAAATTGTTATTGCCTATGAACCGGTCTGGGCTATTGGTACTGGTAAAGTTGCGACTAATGAGCAGGCTCAGGAAACTCATGCTTATATCCGATCAAAAATTAAGTCCATGTATAATGCTGAAATCGCAGATGGAGTAATCATACAATATGGGGGAAGCGTAAAACCTGATAATGCTGAAGGGCTTCTTTCATTGCCAGATATTGATGGCGCTCTTGTTGGCGGAGC
- a CDS encoding co-chaperone GroES — translation MIKPLGDRVVIQPVEAEKITKGGIVLPDSAKEKPQEGKVVAVGPGRVTDEGQRIPVDVAEGDVVLYAKYGGTEVVIEGKDYIVLNERDILAKK, via the coding sequence ATGATTAAACCTTTAGGAGATAGAGTTGTTATTCAACCAGTAGAAGCAGAGAAAATAACAAAAGGAGGTATTGTACTTCCTGATAGCGCTAAAGAGAAGCCGCAAGAAGGCAAAGTAGTAGCAGTCGGACCAGGTAGAGTAACTGATGAAGGCCAAAGAATACCGGTTGATGTAGCTGAAGGGGACGTTGTACTTTATGCAAAATACGGCGGGACTGAAGTTGTTATCGAAGGTAAGGATTATATAGTTTTGAATGAAAGAGATATTTTAGCTAAGAAATAA
- the groL gene encoding chaperonin GroEL — protein sequence MAAKQIIFDENAWRALEAGVSKVADAVKITLGPRGHNVVIEKKWGSPTITNDGVTIAKEIELEDPFENMGAQLLKEVASKTNDVAGDGTTTATILGQAIFKQGLKYVVSGAHPMAIKKGIEKAVEEAVKEIKKVAKQVESKESIAQVAAISANNDETIGKLIADAMDKVGKDGVITVEESKGIETSLEIVEGMQFDKGYASPYMITDRDRMEAILDNALILLTDKKISNIKDLLPVLEKVVQTGAPLLIIAEDVEGEALATIVVNKLRGTINCVAVKAPGFGDRRKEMLEDLAILTGGIVVTEDKGLTLESVELQSLGRAKKVKITKELTTIVEGAGSKDELQKRIAQIKNEIQLSDSDYDKEKLQERLAKLAGGVAVIKAGAATETELKEKKHRIEDALSATRAAVEEGIVPGGGVTLVNVIPAIEKLEETLTGDEKIGASIVRKSLEAPLKQIVNNAGYEGSVVIERLKNEKPGIGFNAQTFEYVDMESVGIVDPVKVTRSALQNAASIAAMLLTTEVLIAEKPDEKSSMGEAGMGGMPGGMGGMGGMM from the coding sequence ATGGCAGCAAAACAAATAATATTTGATGAAAATGCATGGCGTGCTTTAGAAGCTGGTGTCAGTAAAGTTGCTGATGCTGTAAAAATCACACTTGGGCCACGTGGCCACAATGTTGTTATCGAAAAAAAATGGGGTTCACCAACAATAACGAATGACGGAGTAACTATCGCGAAAGAGATAGAACTCGAAGATCCGTTTGAAAACATGGGAGCTCAACTACTTAAAGAAGTAGCTTCAAAAACTAATGATGTTGCCGGAGATGGAACAACAACTGCTACAATTTTAGGTCAGGCAATATTCAAACAGGGACTTAAATATGTTGTATCGGGCGCTCATCCAATGGCAATTAAAAAAGGAATAGAAAAAGCTGTAGAAGAAGCAGTCAAAGAGATCAAAAAAGTAGCAAAACAAGTGGAAAGCAAAGAATCAATTGCTCAGGTAGCTGCAATATCAGCTAACAATGACGAAACCATCGGTAAACTCATTGCTGATGCAATGGACAAAGTTGGAAAAGACGGGGTTATCACTGTAGAAGAATCAAAAGGTATTGAGACTTCACTTGAAATCGTTGAAGGTATGCAATTTGACAAAGGATATGCATCTCCTTACATGATTACCGATAGAGACAGAATGGAAGCAATTCTTGATAATGCTTTAATTCTACTCACTGACAAGAAGATTTCGAATATCAAAGATCTTCTTCCAGTTCTTGAAAAAGTTGTTCAAACCGGAGCACCTTTGCTAATAATTGCAGAAGATGTTGAAGGCGAAGCTTTAGCAACTATCGTTGTTAATAAACTACGCGGAACAATTAACTGTGTTGCAGTAAAAGCTCCAGGATTTGGCGATAGAAGGAAAGAAATGCTTGAGGACCTTGCAATTCTTACCGGAGGAATCGTGGTCACTGAAGATAAAGGGCTTACCCTTGAAAGCGTAGAACTTCAAAGCTTAGGCAGAGCAAAAAAAGTAAAAATTACTAAAGAGTTAACCACAATCGTAGAAGGGGCCGGTTCGAAAGATGAATTGCAAAAGAGAATCGCTCAGATTAAAAATGAAATACAGCTATCTGATTCCGATTATGATAAAGAAAAGCTTCAGGAAAGACTTGCTAAATTAGCTGGCGGTGTTGCAGTTATTAAAGCAGGGGCAGCAACTGAAACAGAACTTAAAGAGAAGAAACACAGAATCGAAGATGCTTTATCAGCAACAAGAGCTGCTGTTGAAGAAGGTATTGTTCCTGGAGGCGGTGTAACTCTTGTGAATGTGATCCCTGCGATTGAAAAGCTTGAAGAAACCTTAACAGGTGATGAAAAGATCGGTGCTTCAATCGTTAGAAAATCACTAGAAGCTCCTTTGAAGCAGATTGTAAATAACGCAGGTTATGAAGGATCTGTCGTTATAGAAAGACTCAAAAATGAAAAGCCTGGAATCGGTTTTAATGCTCAAACATTTGAGTATGTCGATATGGAGAGCGTTGGAATTGTGGATCCTGTGAAGGTTACACGTTCTGCTCTTCAAAATGCTGCAAGTATTGCTGCTATGTTATTAACGACTGAAGTGTTAATAGCTGAAAAACCAGATGAAAAGTCATCTATGGGTGAAGCTGGAATGGGCGGCATGCCAGGTGGCATGGGTGGAATGGGCGGTATGATGTAA